TTGAATTGGgatacacaataataataatttaagcTAGATAGAATGGCACAAAGCTGTCTGTAAAGGCACTAGATATAATTACTATTAAGAATTCATTAACCATCGCATGTCTCCTAGGTCTCCCAGGAACAGCGCTGTTTCTTTACTATTCCTTCACCGTGTTGTATATCTGCTGTTGATATTTTTCATATACAGAGAAGCTTGAGATGACCATTCAcaagtttcttttttcattatcagtCAATACAGGCGGGAGAACATTAACAATAATTCACAGTCCAGAAATTTATTGTCAGGATGTGACTCGCACTTCAGGTACTTGCCGCAATCTTTGCTTCTGTTCTAGTTTTCACCGCCGGAAAGCTTTCAGTGCACATCACACTTCATGTGTTTCTACCATCTTCCAGTTGACGATGGCGTCCAGACTGTGTCTCCTGGTGGTGGCAGCGTGGACGGGCTTGGCCGCAAGTCAAGATACGGATTATTGTAAATTTACTTCCGAGCACACAGTGTGCAAGTTTTCTGGACGGGGCCCTCGCTGCGGGCCTCAGGTGCGGGGCAGCGGAGTGAGTTCCGAGGACGCTGCCGTCATCGTGGCACTGCACAATGAACTCAGGTCAAAAGTGGCACGAGGAGAGGAAACTCGAGGAGCGCCCGGACCGCAGCCTTCCGGCGCCAACATGAAAGCCCTGGTGAGCAATTGTTACTCAATAGTGATTCATGTAATACCTCGAAAAATGTTCCCTGATGATCTTGTTGCCTCAGATACTTTTATTTTAACAGATTGGCGCCAACACAAGACACAAGACACATGTTGAACATCTATTACTCAATTCTCTTACAGTGACTCGTGTAAATAACCAAAAAATTATTGCTAACAATCCTGTTGCTtcaaatacttttctcgtaACGTTCAACACAATTCTCAACTCTTGCAGCACCAAATGAGAATTACTGGTCCTAATGTCCGCCTGTTCAGAAGCTTTCCATTCTTAACAAACTAATGCTACACTTAGATACTGAATTGAAATGAATATAGATTATGTACACAAGTAACATAAATATACCCTTTAGTacgtgggaaaaaataaaaagaatttcTTCATGAAAAATCATCTGTATCTTATATCACACTAACATATCATGAGCAGCGCAACTCAGCCAGGAAGATGAAGCTACGTACAGTTAGGCTGAAGACGGCAGTGTGTTGTAGCTTCCCTCactgtgtgtgtacatgtgtttCCCGCCAGGCGTGGGACGAGGAGCTGGCAGCCGTGGCACAGCGACACGCCGACCAGTGCGTCTTCGAGCACGAGTGTCCTGATTGTCGCCGCGTAGGTGAGTAGCATCCTCGGCGGCGGGAGAGGAGGCGGTGCTCCTCGGGGGAGTTAGATAGAGTTTGATGACACTTTCCCACAGACAGGTTCGGAGTGGGCCAGAACCTTTTCATCAGCTTCCAGAGCAACCTTGACCTCAGGATACAGTGGAGCCGCGCCATCCTCAGCTGGTATGACGAGGTAGCAGACTTCCCCAACACCAGCATCCATCCATACCAGTGAGTGCCACCCTCAGTCACGCCTTGCCTTCAGGCACGTCACTCTACACATTGGATCAAACATTTTCCATATAAGAGACACAGAAATAGGTCACTTTGAGGATCGTCACCATCTCACTTATATGTTTCCGCTCCTGCGTCACTCTATCGCTGCAGGTTCTCCCAGGCCACAGGTCACTACACGCAGATGTTGTGGTGGGACACGGCGCTTATCGGGTGCGGGTTCACCATGTTCCTGGAGGACGGCTGGTGGAAGAAGCTGTACACCTGCAATTATGGTCCGGCGGGCAACATAATCTTCAGCCAAATGTACCTCCGAGGCGCCCCGTGTTCTGCCTGCCCTGACGGGACCTTCTGCTCCCTCCAGTACCCGGGGCTCTGTGGTGAGTACCTTGACTTGCCTTTGTCACGACGCTCATGTCAATGAACCGTTGTATTCTGTATATATCATTGTCTTCTCACTCACTTTCCAAACCAGACATTAAAACACTCACTTGAATGAGTTATGTGCTTATCACAGTTTTTGGTAATATTGTCTTTATAGGAAGATGCTTCACTTTACACTATACTCACTTACATGTCTCAGTGCTAACACACTCACGCGTCACTAACAAAAAGAAGTGAATGCATTATGTGTAAGAGATGCAGGCACATTACCTGGGCCGCGGCAGTCCATAGTGGTTCGTCAGCGTTCTCCAAGGTCTCTGGGAGCCAAAGCAAGGCATGTCATTCGCTAATCTCGGTGTGTTGCAGAAGGAGATGTCGATGTCAACAACACCTCTGTGGCCTCCAGCACTGTCCTGCCTCCCACACCTGCTAAGGACGACATAAACACTATCCTCGGGGACTTCAAGGGCTTCACTGGCTTGATTAACCTTAACAGCATCACTCCAAATGACGTGGACCTTCAGGCTCTTGTGGAATTCTTCAACAACATGAGACGGAACAATCTCATCACGGTGTCGGCTACCACGCCACTGAGCGGGCAGACCGCGACTACCACGCCCACAACCACAGTGCAGCCCTCAACAGAAACTGCAGCTCCTACCACTGTTgaacctgccaccaccaccataacagccGCCACAGAGCAGCCTCTGGAGTTCCTGTCTGTGATAACCAAAAGTCCAATTTCCACCAGTTTAGCGCCCATCACTAccgtccctccaccaccacaagacgAGACCGTCGCGCCGCCCGTCACCAGCCAGGTGGCATCCCCCTCCCCCATGCTCTCGGTAGAACCTGAAGCTGAGCAGATTATGTCAGTCCTGGAGGCGCTGAGGGCTTCTGAGGAAGGCACGCATATGGAGACAAGCGAACACAATAACTTAGGCTTGTCTCTTATGTCCATTTTGTTGCGAGCA
The sequence above is drawn from the Portunus trituberculatus isolate SZX2019 chromosome 41, ASM1759143v1, whole genome shotgun sequence genome and encodes:
- the LOC123516482 gene encoding peptidase inhibitor 16-like, with amino-acid sequence MASRLCLLVVAAWTGLAASQDTDYCKFTSEHTVCKFSGRGPRCGPQVRGSGVSSEDAAVIVALHNELRSKVARGEETRGAPGPQPSGANMKALAWDEELAAVAQRHADQCVFEHECPDCRRVDRFGVGQNLFISFQSNLDLRIQWSRAILSWYDEVADFPNTSIHPYQFSQATGHYTQMLWWDTALIGCGFTMFLEDGWWKKLYTCNYGPAGNIIFSQMYLRGAPCSACPDGTFCSLQYPGLCEGDVDVNNTSVASSTVLPPTPAKDDINTILGDFKGFTGLINLNSITPNDVDLQALVEFFNNMRRNNLITVSATTPLSGQTATTTPTTTVQPSTETAAPTTVEPATTTITAATEQPLEFLSVITKSPISTSLAPITTVPPPPQDETVAPPVTSQVASPSPMLSVEPEAEQIMSVLEALRASEEGTHMETSEHNNLGLSLMSILLRAGRNTQVIRTSSLNNVHDIIQGLPTGVDPIVVLRSRNGRLTELDPMSLTPRRAHRSATNPARLLTCDMDMSPCTMSLAGGSWTVMKSTGEGHHAEIQLAEGDKTQIIVKKVVKAPPSGTACVAFTHRRDAFPTDSDTTATAATTSEADNTIPDLQVGVMPLGRQAAHKTVLGVPGRWEMSRSTFRDLNSPFVVVVSVGPATRPAKMALDALMVTDGPCCLSGRC